Proteins encoded in a region of the Longimicrobium sp. genome:
- the rplB gene encoding 50S ribosomal protein L2 has translation MPTKQFKPVTAGTRFRSISDFNEVTHTGRPEKKLTEKIHSTGGRNHHGRVTSRFKGGGHKKVYRVIDFKRNKPGAPATVKRIEYDPNRTANIALIEFQDGERRYILAARGLKVGDTVVSGSGSDIRTGNALPLSEIPLGTMVHNVELRAGKGGQMARSAGAGVQIAAKEGDYVTLRMPSTEMRMVRKECMATIGQVGNVDHEKQSIGKAGANRWRGKRPHVRGVAMNPVDHPMGGGEGKTSGGRPPVTPWGKKEGVKTRKVKKASSKLIVRGRKRGRATK, from the coding sequence ATGCCGACCAAGCAGTTCAAGCCGGTGACCGCCGGCACGCGGTTCCGCTCCATCAGCGACTTCAACGAGGTGACCCACACGGGCCGCCCGGAGAAGAAGCTGACCGAGAAGATCCACAGCACGGGTGGCCGCAACCACCACGGGCGCGTGACCAGCCGCTTCAAGGGCGGCGGCCACAAGAAGGTGTACCGGGTGATCGACTTCAAGCGCAACAAGCCGGGGGCTCCGGCCACCGTCAAGCGCATCGAGTACGACCCCAACCGTACCGCCAACATCGCCCTGATCGAGTTTCAGGACGGCGAGCGGCGCTACATCCTGGCCGCGCGCGGCCTCAAGGTGGGCGACACGGTGGTGAGCGGCTCCGGCAGCGACATCCGCACCGGGAACGCGCTGCCGCTCTCCGAGATCCCGCTGGGCACCATGGTGCACAACGTGGAGCTCCGTGCCGGCAAGGGCGGCCAGATGGCCCGCTCCGCGGGCGCCGGGGTGCAGATCGCGGCCAAGGAGGGCGACTACGTCACCCTCCGCATGCCCTCCACGGAGATGCGCATGGTCCGCAAGGAGTGCATGGCGACCATCGGGCAGGTGGGGAACGTGGACCACGAGAAGCAGTCGATCGGCAAGGCCGGCGCCAACCGCTGGCGGGGCAAGCGCCCGCACGTGCGCGGCGTGGCCATGAACCCGGTGGACCACCCGATGGGCGGCGGTGAAGGGAAGACCTCCGGCGGGCGCCCGCCCGTGACCCCGTGGGGCAAGAAGGAAGGGGTGAAGACCCGGAAGGTCAAGAAGGCCAGCAGCAAGCTGATCGTCCGCGGCCGCAAGCGCGGCCGGGCGACCAAGTAA